GACGGCGCTAGTCGTGATCGCGCTCGTCGCCTGTGGCGCCGCTTTGCTTTTTTCCCGTCCGCTGGTGGGGTACGAGCGGGGCTTGCCTTTGGCGGCGGGCCTGGTGCTGGCGGTGCTCGCCCTTGGCGGGCAGGCGCGCGACCTCTGGCGCATCCATCCCGCCAAGGGGGGCGAGGAGGTCAGTCTGGTTTACGAGCGCTGGAACCCCATTTCGCGCCTGGCGGTACTACTCGAGCAGCGAGGGTCTTGGGGAGGGCGTCCGTTCGGATGGGGCCTGTCGCCCGCGTACGACGGCCCGGCGCCGGATCGCGGGATGTACATCAACATAGACGCCAACGCGGCAACCCCCCTGGTGCGCTTCGACGGCGATCCCTCGCGCCTCGACTACCTGCGCTATGACGTGACCGCGGTAGCGTATTACCTCAAGCAGAGAGGCCGCGTTTTCGTGATCGGCCCTGGCGGCGGGCGCGACGTGCTCACCGCCCTCAACTTCGGTCAGGTGAAAGTTGACGCCGTGGAAATCAACCCCACCATCGTTGACATCGTGGAGCGCGTATTTGCGGATTTCACCGGGCGACCTTATCAGTACCCCGGCGTTTCCCTTACCGTCGGTGACGCCCGCAGTTACATCGCGCGCTCCTCGCAGCGCTACGACATCATTCAGTCCTCGCTCACCGATACCTGGGCCGCGACCGCGGGCGGCGGCTTCGTGCTCACCGAGAATCTCCTTTATACCCGCGAGGCGTTCCGCGACTACTATCAGCACCTGACCCCTGACGGGATCCTCAGCATCAGCCACTGGTACCGCTATCCGATGCCGGACGAAATCCTCAGGTTAGCCACCCTCGCTCGAGTCGCCCTCGAGGCGGAGGGCGTGAAGCGTCCTGCCGACCATGTCGCAGTAGTACTCATGCCAAGAGTCATGTTTGGCCCGATGGGCGTGGCGACCTTCATGATGAAGCGCTCGCCTTTCGCCCCGCAGGAATTGTCCACGTTGCGCGCGGTGTCGGCGCGCATGGGTTTCGAACTGGTGTATGCACCCGGCGGAGGCAAGGAGGAGCTTTTCGAGCGCTTGCTCGCCACGCCAGATCTGCAGGGGTTCCTCGCCTCCTTGCCCGCCGACATGTCGCCGGTTACCGATGACCGGCCGTTCTTCTTCCTGCTGACGAGCCGCAAGGACCTATCGTACACTTCGCTGCTTCAGCATCTGTCCCAGTGGAACACCAACCCGATTTCGCTGTTGGTGAGCCTGCTGGTGCTGCTGGGCGCCGCCGTCGTGCTGTTCATCCTGGGGCCGCTCTACACCCTGCGGCGGCCAGCGTTGCGAGCTCATCGGCGTGAGGCCATTTTCTTGCTCTACTTCCTCTGCCTCGGGCTCGCCTACATCATGATCGAACTGGCGCTGATGCAGAGGTTCGTCCTCTTCCTGGGGCATCCCACTTATTCGCTGTCGGTCATGCTAAGCACGCTGCTGATTGCGAGCGGGCTCGGCAGCCTGCTGACCAACCGGGTGGCCGAGCCCAGAACCGCGAGCCGCTTGGTGCTGCTTCTGGGGTTACTCTGCGTTTCGGTGCTCGTGTACAGGCTGGTCCTGCCAAGCGTACTGGCCCACTTTCTGGCCGCGAGCAAGGGGGCGCGCGTATGCCTTTCCGTCGTGTTCCTGGCGCCCCTGGGGCTGCTGATGGGTATGCCCTTCCCGCTGGGCATCCGGGTCGTTCGCGATCGCGCTCAGGCCATGATACCGTGGTTCTGGGGCGTCAATGGCGCGGCTTCGGTCCTGGGATCGGTGCTCGCGGTAACGCTGGCCGTCTTCTTTGGCTTCAGCGTTGCGTTGATGGTTGGGCTGGGGGCGTACGCGGCGGCTCTGGTCGTGCTCGGCGTTCACCTCGTCATCACCTGCGCCGGGAAGCGCCAGGGCTTGCGTATCGCCCACCCGGCCCAGTGCAGGAGGACGTGACGGGAAGGCAGAACTCTCTCCTCACAACTGGCAGTCCCGCCCTTGACCCCCGGTTGAAAACGGTATCTCATGCCATGAAGACAGTAGTCTCCATAGCCCGTAACGTGCTTAAGGTATTGCCAGGTTATCCCATGCTTCGACGTGGTTATGAGGCACTGAGAACACTGGGCAAGACCAACGAATATTGGGGCCGGGTGGTCATGAACCGTGAGACCCGAAAGATCGTCAGAGGCCTAAAGCCCAATACACTGAAGACACTCGAGATCTCAGGCAGCAGTTGGGGCAAATGGGAGTCATTCAAAGAGTACAAAGAAGTTCACCACCCTGACTTTGACATCTGCGGATCTTCGCTGGAAGAGACGTTTGACTTGATCATTGCGGAGCAGGTGTTTGAACACCTGCTCTG
This genomic stretch from Armatimonadota bacterium harbors:
- a CDS encoding methyltransferase domain-containing protein — its product is MKTVVSIARNVLKVLPGYPMLRRGYEALRTLGKTNEYWGRVVMNRETRKIVRGLKPNTLKTLEISGSSWGKWESFKEYKEVHHPDFDICGSSLEETFDLIIAEQVFEHLLWPYRAGRNVYRMLNPNGYLLITTPFLIRIHDQPIDCSRWTEIGIKYFLAECGFSLERIQTGSWGNRTCIRANFTRWAPYRPLFHSLRNEPRFPMVVWAIAQK